A DNA window from Oncorhynchus tshawytscha isolate Ot180627B linkage group LG13, Otsh_v2.0, whole genome shotgun sequence contains the following coding sequences:
- the LOC112264839 gene encoding uncharacterized protein LOC112264839 codes for MFQFSKYPLDILDMLSGHQAHQFKGLGLERQLQHQQQVQLQHQQQLQQQHQQQGESSGALLSGLGLGSLQGSRSNAFADSSSIFAKMSAPPPPISHQSQSSSSHSSRKSSKMSSSGSSAAGYPQFLRPFHPAEAALAQEQLHSGMGRFDFGGSSSGGSGVIGGVVTSAPPPPPLHPGLSVPQASPGPSSSPSPSSSSSTSNNPGSAVSSLGQPLVGQSDPRSLHQQFSCMLAANQYFLSGVPTNSSLEQFLVQQGGHNHLGLGLGQGASDSNSALAPPPALHSSHSHSHSTPQPQQQQQPLAPHALSHPHSHTHPHHPLHPTPQPSSLGGFDFQGIPVLSSNQLASLMQQEASGMPLPLPLHLSLSKDEGKGDSGSGSGGSGGSRRKKAMAGYLPQRKADGTSHSSSSGSNCHSSSTEHSQNTIIQPGLVGGAITSLGNNHSSVLSSSTQSSATVSSSSSAPSSSTASVLVANDSQLPKPANPMASMPCQPDPEAIYHCGECGKTFSHLTSLRRHLRSHGLTSEDAKPDTSSEDKTFCCTECGKGFKKRGHLLQHGVIHSGARPFACGVCQRSFNRRESLTRHEKIHDDKPFRCPACGRCFRESTSLLNHAASGTCGKPGRNSRPRPSGSGENQSSSSASSSKTEMVAGGSGTGDYQRDGASKYGTDYSRNRPSYQPSYSVDDYRRQQANQSCYSGESSHSSEMSSQTLRKAPLAPTLHPHPQSQQQQQHHLHQQQPHLPLSSLLDDSEDEVTSSAMSAIAAAAAASCDISTGESRGEERRDIIGGLLGGLGFGNMGVSPGGPSSTSEIDKTYRAGSGSTMPLTHPSQQIMNAKPKKPRKPRQKREPGPDGIIVRQRRSRGEGERPYSCGVCGKGFRRRETLRRHDRVHTGEKPHRCDVCGKEFREYFHLTKHSTVHSGQKNYKCDLCGKEFAYAQSLVRHGKLHTKGELDGTPGGKIAKGHGGVNNIDGNQANSQSYYPYPQDKSQGSSSSTQPSQKLYTCTTCWKSFHHQFHLTAHQQTVHGGGIRGEKNFCCEVCGKAFAYSNSLSRHRQSQHGLGRTGSANPPAGGTQHLSQAAEYIPLFESGHPSTYPSGSYMPNQSSQGQHRPFQFQSQEGWVGGKRKREKKRRVEYQSIMRGGQLVGVALNKATSRRLKLMKRKKGIMHEKLKQKKLLAQLLRMRGGYRVKQWCGGVVKVSGLSSMEVPIKRFPCQYCPSTTFASQAKLLIHRCVRHPSRNNGHRARLKCSVCGKRSRTLRKALIHRGRHLSQGRFSCPKCRSRFWNGSLLERHRVACRGQSLLGSGSWGLNVNLPPREVVEKTAEEAVQEGQPGRTTVVTEYSH; via the coding sequence ATGTTCCAGTTCAGTAAGTACCCCTTGGACATTCTAGATATGCTAAGTGGACACCAAGCCCACCAGTTTAAAGGCCTTGGATTGGAAAGACAGTTGCAGCACCAACAGCAAGTCCAACTTCAGCATCAGCAGCAGCTTCAGCAGCAGCACCAACAGCAGGGGGAGTCGTCAGGGGCTCTTCTCTCTGGGCTTGGTCTGGGGTCTCTTCAGGGGTCTAGAAGTAATGCTTTTGCTGATTCTTCATCGATATTTGCCAAAATGAGTGCCCCACCTCCACCAATATCACACCAGAGCCAGTCCTCATCCTCGCATAGTTCACGGAAATCCAGTAAGATGAGTAGTAGTGGGAGTTCTGCTGCAGGATACCCACAATTCTTACGTCCGTTTCACCCTGCAGAAGCAGCGCTAGCCCAAGAGCAGCTACACTCGGGAATGGGACGTTTTGACtttggtggtagtagcagtggaGGGTCTGGTGTTATTGGAGGAGTGGTTACATCGGCTCCCCCACCGCCACCTTTACACCCTGGCCTCTCTGTTCCCCAAGCCTCACCTGGACCATCCTCCTCGCCCTCCCCGTCATCTTCATCGTCCACCAGTAACAACCCTGGCAGTGCAGTGTCCTCCCTAGGGCAACCACTCGTTGGGCAGTCTGATCCACGTAGCTTACATCAGCAGTTCAGTTGCATGCTTGCCGCCAATCAGTACTTTCTTTCTGGGGTCCCGACTAACAGCAGTCTGGAGCAGTTTCTGGTTCAACAAGGGGGTCATAACCATCTTGGCCTGGGTTTGGGCCAAGGAGCTAGTGACTCAAACTCAGCCCTTGCCCCACCTCCAGCTCTTCACTCCTCTCACAGTCATAGTCACTCCACTCCCCAAcctcaacagcagcagcaaccatTGGCACCCCATGCTTTATCTCACCCTCACAGCCATACCCACCCACACCATCCTCTTCACCCAACACCTCAGCCGTCGTCTCTGGGTGGCTTTGATTTCCAAGGTATTCCAGTTCTCTCCTCCAATCAGCTGGCTTCGTTGATGCAACAAGAAGCTAGTGGTAtgcctctccctctaccactccatTTATCACTTTCGAAAGATGAAGGGAAAGGAGACAGTGGATCTGGGTCTGGTGGAAGTGGTGGTAGCAGGAGAAAGAAGGCTATGGCTGGCTACCTTCCTCAGAGAAAAGCAGATGGCACTAGTCAcagcagtagcagtggtagtaacTGCCACAGCAGCTCCACTGAACACAGTCAAAATACAATCATTCAACCGGGCCTTGTAGGaggagccataaccagccttggTAATAACCATTCATCAGTCCTCTCTTCATCAACACAGTCTTCCGCAAcggtctcctcttcctcctcagcccCTTCCTCATCTACAGCCTCGGTGCTGGTAGCTAATGATTCACAGCTACCTAAACCTGCAAATCCCATGGCCTCCATGCCTTGTCAACCTGACCCTGAAGCCATCTACCACTGTGGTGAATGTGGAAAGACCTTCAGTCATCTTACAAGCCTTCGAAGACATCTCCGTAGTCATGGTTTGACTTCTGAAGATGCCAAGCCAGACACTTCAAGCGAAGACAAAACGTTCTGTTGCACCGAATGTGGAAAGGGATTCAAGAAAAGAGGGCACCTCCTCCAGCATGGTGTTATCCATTCAGGGGCTCGTCCATTTGCATGTGGTGTCTGTCAACGGTCTTTCAACCGCCGTGAGTCCCTCACTAGGCATGAGAAGATCCATGATGATAAGCCTTTCCGATGCCCTGCTTGTGGTCGCTGCTTCCGAGAGAGCACCTCTTTGCTAAATCATGCTGCGTCTGGCACCTGTGGAAAGCCTGGAAGGAATTCCCGGCCCAGACCAAGCGGTAGTGGTGAAAATCAAAGCTCATCAAGTGCAAGTAGCAGCAAAACTGAAATGGTGGCTGGAGGCAGTGGTACAGGTGATTACCAACGAGATGGAGCGAGCAAATATGGCACGGATTACTCAAGGAACCGGCCATCCTACCAACCATCCTACAGTGTGGATGACTACCGACGACAGCAGGCTAACCAATCTTGTTATTCTGGAGAGAGCTCCCATAGCAGTGAGATGTCAAGCCAGACACTTAGAAAAGCACCCTTGGCTCCTACCTTACACCCACACCCTcaaagtcaacaacaacaacaacaccatctccatcaacagCAGCCTCACCTTCCTCTTTCATCTCTATTGGATGACTCTGAGGATGAGGTCACTAGCAGTGCCATGTCTGCAATTGCAGCAGCTGCCGCTGCCTCCTGCGATATAAGTACTGGCGAGAGTCGAGGAGAGGAGCGAAGAGACATCATTGGAGGTTTGCTTGGAGGACTTGGCTTTGGGAATATGGGAGTCTCACCAGGTGGTCCATCATCTACATCTGAAATCGACAAGACCTACAGAGCAGGTAGTGGCTCTACCATGCCTTTAACCCATCCAAGCCAGCAGATCATGAATGCTAAACCGAAAAAGCCCCGCAAGCCTCGGCAGAAGAGAGAACCAGGACCTGATGGAATCATAGTTCGACAAAGGAGAAGTCGTGGAGAGGGAGAACGGCCATATTCATGCGGAGTATGTGGTAAAGGGTTCAGGAGACGTGAGACCCTACGTCGGCATGACCGTGTTCACACAGGTGAAAAGCCACACCGGTGTGATGTTTGTGGGAAAGAGTTCCGGGAGTACTTCCATCTTACTAAACATTCCACTGTGCATTCTGGGCAGAAGAACTACAAATGTGACCTATGTGGTAAAGAGTTTGCTTATGCTCAGAGCTTGGTGAGACATGGAAAATTACACACAAAAGGGGAATTGGATGGTACACCAGGAGGAAAAATTGCTAAGGGCCATGGAGGGGTTAATAATATAGATGGAAATCAAGCAAACTCTCAATCTTATTATCCGTACCCTCAAGATAAGTCTCAGGGGTCCAGCTCGTCCACTCAGCCCTCTCAGAAGCTCTATACATGCACAACATGCTGGAAATCCTTCCACCATCAGTTCCACCTGACAGCCCATCAACAAACTGTCCATGGTGGTGGAATAAGAGGTGAAAAGAATTTCTGCTGTGAGGTATGCGGGAAGGCTTTCGCCTATTCTAACAGCTTGTCCAGGCACAGGCAATCGCAGCATGGATTGGGCCGCACTGGTTCGGCAAACCCACCAGCTGGTGGAACCCAACATCTTTCCCAAGCAGCTGAGTACATCCCTCTTTTTGAATCAGGCCACCCCTCAACTTATCCGTCTGGCTCCTACATGCCAAACCAATCCTCCCAAGGTCAACACCGCCCTTTTCAGTTCCAGTCCCAAGAAGGATGGGTTGGTggcaagagaaaaagagagaaaaaaaggagggTTGAATATCAAAGTATAATGAGAGGGGGGCAACTAGTAGGGGTTGCCTTGAATAAGGCCACGAGCAGGAGACTCAAACTGATGAAGCGGAAAAAGGGAATAATGCATGAGAAGCTTAAGCAAAAGAAACTGCTCGCCCAGCTCCTGAGAATGAGAGGAGGGTATAGAGTTAAACAATGGTGCGGAGGTGTGGTTAAGGTCAGTGGGCTGTCATCTATGGAAGTCCCCATAAAACGTTTTCCATGCCAGTACTGCCCCAGCACCACATTCGCCAGTCAGGCCAAACTTTTGATCCATCGTTGTGTGAGGCACCCTTCAAGAAATAACGGCCACCGGGCCCGTCTGAAGTGCTCAGTCTGCGGAAAGCGTTCTCGGACGTTACGGAAAGCCCTCATTCATCGTGGACGTCACCTTTCCCAAGGGCGGTTCTCATGTCCCAAATGCCGCTCCCGCTTCTGGAATGGATCTCTCCTAGAGAGGCACAGGGTTGCTTGCCGGGGTCAATCTCTCTTAGGCAGTGGAAGCTGGGGCTTGAACGTGAACTTGCCCCCAAGAGAGGTTGTTGAGAAGACAGCGGAAGAAGCGGTTCAGGAGGGCCAGCCTGGGAGAACAACAGTGGTGACTGAATACAGCCACTAA